A portion of the Cellulophaga algicola DSM 14237 genome contains these proteins:
- a CDS encoding SH3 domain-containing protein, with the protein MKKIILMVLALFTVVLMHSQETYFSIASSGLNIREAPNSTANRIGKLPYGSTVDVVENTGLTYQTIEDGTPVLGEWVKIKFYNFPYIVSETKDYDYHEEGYVLNTYLEKLHKATITHKEIDSLTFYSLYKEQVPTDDMPSITSAQEAEKLLASRVRWKNVPGLGRSIDEIILENGQVLRINQESNDYEFVAYYPTEEIILFEGGHTSDYSISIRTGESLETVGNPKYIVASPTKKMRLNGWFPGQECSSYFFQEQLGDSYTYLIDFGWGTETFGQNVCNFNTFYWINEDTFMYSYTAYSDEQTTEKYGTGQITKLK; encoded by the coding sequence ATGAAGAAAATTATTTTAATGGTACTAGCGCTATTCACGGTAGTGTTAATGCATAGCCAAGAGACGTATTTTAGCATCGCTTCTAGCGGATTAAATATTAGGGAAGCACCAAATAGTACCGCAAATAGAATAGGAAAATTACCCTACGGAAGCACTGTAGATGTAGTAGAGAACACGGGGTTAACCTACCAAACTATAGAAGATGGGACTCCTGTGCTAGGCGAATGGGTGAAAATTAAGTTTTATAATTTCCCTTATATTGTTTCAGAAACTAAGGACTACGATTACCACGAAGAAGGCTATGTTTTAAACACCTACCTAGAAAAACTTCATAAAGCGACCATTACACACAAAGAAATAGACAGCTTAACATTTTATAGCCTTTATAAAGAACAGGTCCCTACAGATGATATGCCTAGCATCACCTCAGCACAAGAAGCCGAAAAATTGTTAGCCTCAAGAGTCCGTTGGAAAAATGTACCCGGTTTAGGGCGCAGCATTGATGAAATTATACTGGAGAACGGACAAGTGCTTCGCATCAATCAAGAAAGTAATGATTATGAGTTTGTGGCCTACTACCCTACCGAAGAAATTATTTTATTTGAAGGAGGCCATACTAGTGATTATTCTATTTCTATAAGAACAGGAGAATCTCTAGAAACGGTAGGAAATCCGAAGTATATTGTAGCCTCTCCAACTAAAAAAATGAGACTGAATGGCTGGTTTCCTGGACAAGAATGCAGTAGTTATTTTTTTCAAGAACAGCTAGGAGACAGCTATACCTATTTAATAGATTTTGGTTGGGGCACAGAAACGTTTGGTCAAAACGTTTGTAATTTCAATACATTTTACTGGATCAATGAGGATACCTTTATGTATTCCTATACCGCCTATTCTGATGAACAAACAACGGAAAAATATGGTACCGGTCAGATAACTAAACTTAAATAA